One Bacteroidota bacterium genomic window, CTTCCGGGGCAAACTGCATGAGCTTACCGCTTTGCACCACAGGATTGCCTTTTCTCCAGTTCAGGAGTTTTTTCAGGAAATCGCGGTTTTCAACCTGTTCCTGTGTCAATCCTTCTCCGGTGAATGCATTGATGGCATCACCCTCCCAACCACCGGGGAAATCACTGCGTATTACTCCATGCGCATCGGTACCCGGATTAGTCATGAGAATCTCCGTTCCGTAATAAATCTGCGGAATACCGCGAATAGTGAGCAACCATGCAATCCCGTTGCGGAATAAAGCCGGATCCTCCCCAACCTGGGTATAAATCCTGCTCATATCATGATTGTCGGCAAATGTCACCATGTTAAAAGGATCTGCATAAAGAAAATCGTTGGCTAGCATTTCATAAAGCTCAATCCATCCTGTGAACCAGGGATTCTCTTCATGGTTCAACGCCTTTACCAACGCTGATTGCAAAGGAAAATCAAGCAATGAAGGCAGGCAGGAAATATATCCATTGGGGTTTACTTTCCCTCGTTGCCAGTGGGCCACGAGCGCAGGGTTCACCGTCCACTCCTCCCCTGTAATGTTAAATTGAGGGTATTCATCCATGATCCTGCAGGTCCATTCTGCCATAAAATCCATGTCGGGATAAGGATAGGTATCCACCCGGATGCCGTCCAAATCTGCATATTCTATCCACCAAATAGAGTTATAAATCAGATAATCTGCCAACAGCCGGTTCCGTTGGTTCAGATCAGGCATGGTCTCTACAAACCACCCATCCGACATCCTGCGAAGATCCTCCTCCGACCGGTAAGGATCTTGTATGGCAGCCCTGCGGTGATTGGTCATCACAAACTCCCCCCCGTAATTGATCCAGTCAGCCGACGGCAAATCCTTCATCCACCAATGCCCTGAACCACAATGGTTGAAAATCATATCCATGATGACTTTAATGCTACTTTTATGAGCTTCATCAACAAGCTTCCTGTAATCCTCGTTGCTTCCATGCCGTGGATCTGTTTTGTAAAAGTCAGTTATCGAGTATCCATGATAGGAATATCGTGGTTGTTTGTTCTCCAGGAGCGGATTGATCCAGATGGCCGTAAAACCCATGTCGCGGATATAATCCAGGTGACCGGTAATACCACTGATATCCCCTCCGTGCCTGCCATCCCTGTCGGACCGGTCTACCTCATCGGGATAACCCGGAATGTTGTC contains:
- a CDS encoding glycoside hydrolase family 13 protein, with amino-acid sequence MKTNRFFLLALLLLIFGYSYSQNDFLKVEPPFWWTRMQSPSLQIMVYGQDAGEYKPVINYKGVKIDSVVRPENDHYMFIYLSISSNARPGSFTIDFQKDGASAEKYKYHLFSRKEGSAERKGFNTSDVIYLITPDRFANGDATNDNIPGYPDEVDRSDRDGRHGGDISGITGHLDYIRDMGFTAIWINPLLENKQPRYSYHGYSITDFYKTDPRHGSNEDYRKLVDEAHKSSIKVIMDMIFNHCGSGHWWMKDLPSADWINYGGEFVMTNHRRAAIQDPYRSEEDLRRMSDGWFVETMPDLNQRNRLLADYLIYNSIWWIEYADLDGIRVDTYPYPDMDFMAEWTCRIMDEYPQFNITGEEWTVNPALVAHWQRGKVNPNGYISCLPSLLDFPLQSALVKALNHEENPWFTGWIELYEMLANDFLYADPFNMVTFADNHDMSRIYTQVGEDPALFRNGIAWLLTIRGIPQIYYGTEILMTNPGTDAHGVIRSDFPGGWEGDAINAFTGEGLTQEQVENRDFLKKLLNWRKGNPVVQSGKLMQFAPEDGVYVFFRYSDDGKVMTILHKSDKERVLSLERFSEMLEDVSRGYDVISGKEYHLEESIILTPGFPLVLELK